Proteins found in one Coleofasciculaceae cyanobacterium genomic segment:
- a CDS encoding nuclear transport factor 2 family protein has product METKPPFPPFTLETAKAKVQTAEDGWNGRNPEKVALAYTVDSQWRNRAEFINGREEIIVFLKRKWAKELDYRLQKRLWTFTDNRISVCFEYEWHDDGGFWYRAYGNENWEFAENGLMKRREASINDVPIQEADRKFLWQRKINK; this is encoded by the coding sequence ATGGAAACCAAACCACCTTTTCCCCCATTTACCCTCGAAACCGCCAAAGCTAAAGTCCAAACCGCCGAAGATGGCTGGAATGGGCGTAACCCCGAAAAAGTCGCCCTTGCATATACAGTTGATTCCCAATGGCGCAATCGTGCCGAGTTTATCAATGGTCGAGAGGAAATTATTGTTTTTCTCAAGCGTAAATGGGCTAAAGAATTAGACTATCGTCTCCAAAAAAGACTCTGGACTTTTACGGATAATCGTATTTCTGTCTGTTTTGAATATGAATGGCACGACGACGGTGGCTTTTGGTATCGTGCTTACGGTAACGAAAATTGGGAATTTGCCGAAAATGGCTTGATGAAAAGAAGAGAAGCCAGCATTAATGACGTTCCCATTCAAGAAGCGGACAGGAAATTTCTGTGGCAAAGAAAGATAAATAAATAA
- a CDS encoding iron uptake porin, whose protein sequence is MFRLWGRIYQLAPVFAIYVMLSSSIDATEIPKNKEINFNKPNKISLKIAERKANFADNLSLKSNQINLLITQVNNIEQLNDIKPTDWSYEALKSLIERYGCIDGFPKRTTQVGEETLPDVSSQVYRGQQSVTRAEFVAGLNACLNKIEKTIALSEDVAQTDVETVLRLMQEYQTELAILQGRTDGSQARLDDLSVTQFSTTTKLRGEAIVGSGSILSGNSENNTNSTILGSRLRLELATSFQGNDLLFTRLSRNGFPGFESALGTWQGNLAFAEPDDDDLELDALHYSFSIGDRFDFIIGAAGIDADDIAPTVNVLDGDGGSGAISDFGTRNPLYYGPRDAGLGITHRPVERIEISAGYLASPANESSSGSGLFNGPYSALGQITVTPFPSLNLSATYVHSYNQSDTETGTNRANLRSRTAELFGQEVPTISNSYGLELSWAISDRLVIGGWGGLSKVSNLSTLNQQIDRGTQDIWNWAATLAIPDLGKEGSLAGIVVGSEPKVTNSTIDNLQEDSEQSLHLEAFYQYQVNDNIAITPGVVWITKPDANTRDLDNLVMWTIRTTLSF, encoded by the coding sequence ATGTTTAGGTTATGGGGAAGAATTTATCAATTAGCCCCTGTTTTTGCTATTTATGTAATGTTATCATCAAGCATTGATGCAACTGAAATACCCAAAAACAAGGAAATAAATTTCAATAAGCCAAATAAAATTAGCTTAAAAATTGCAGAGCGTAAAGCAAATTTCGCTGATAATTTGAGTTTAAAATCTAACCAGATTAACTTATTAATTACTCAGGTAAATAATATCGAACAACTGAATGATATTAAGCCTACGGATTGGTCTTACGAAGCCTTAAAAAGTCTAATTGAACGTTATGGTTGCATTGATGGATTTCCCAAACGGACAACGCAAGTAGGGGAAGAAACCTTACCAGACGTTTCCTCTCAAGTTTATCGAGGTCAACAAAGTGTTACTCGTGCCGAATTTGTTGCTGGACTTAATGCCTGTTTAAACAAAATTGAAAAGACGATCGCGCTTTCTGAAGATGTTGCTCAAACAGATGTAGAGACGGTTCTGCGATTAATGCAGGAGTATCAAACAGAGTTAGCGATTCTACAGGGTAGGACAGACGGATCTCAGGCAAGATTAGACGATTTGTCAGTAACTCAATTTTCTACTACCACTAAACTAAGAGGAGAAGCTATTGTTGGCTCGGGTAGCATTTTATCGGGAAACAGCGAAAATAATACTAATAGTACTATATTAGGCAGTAGGCTCAGACTAGAATTAGCAACTAGCTTTCAAGGAAACGATCTGCTGTTCACTAGATTATCCCGCAATGGCTTTCCTGGCTTTGAATCTGCGCTCGGAACTTGGCAAGGCAATCTAGCTTTTGCCGAACCTGATGACGATGATTTGGAATTGGATGCACTACATTACTCCTTTAGTATTGGCGATCGCTTCGACTTTATTATAGGTGCAGCGGGGATAGATGCTGACGATATTGCTCCGACAGTTAATGTTCTTGATGGCGATGGAGGTTCAGGGGCAATTTCGGATTTTGGGACGCGAAACCCTTTGTATTATGGTCCAAGAGATGCTGGATTAGGAATTACCCATCGTCCCGTTGAGCGAATCGAGATTAGTGCTGGCTATTTAGCTTCTCCTGCCAATGAATCAAGTTCGGGAAGTGGTCTATTTAATGGTCCTTATAGCGCGTTAGGACAAATTACCGTTACACCTTTTCCCAGCCTTAATTTGTCGGCTACTTACGTTCATAGCTATAACCAAAGCGACACTGAAACAGGTACAAATCGAGCAAATCTTCGCTCGCGCACTGCTGAGTTGTTCGGTCAAGAAGTTCCCACTATCAGCAATTCCTATGGTTTAGAGTTATCCTGGGCAATTAGCGATCGCCTAGTCATTGGTGGTTGGGGTGGATTAAGTAAAGTCAGTAATCTTTCTACCCTTAATCAACAAATTGATCGTGGGACACAAGACATCTGGAACTGGGCAGCAACCCTAGCTATACCAGATTTAGGCAAAGAAGGTAGTTTGGCAGGGATTGTAGTGGGAAGTGAACCCAAGGTTACTAATTCTACTATTGATAATCTTCAAGAAGACAGCGAGCAATCTCTACATCTTGAGGCTTTTTATCAATATCAGGTCAACGACAATATTGCGATTACCCCTGGAGTAGTCTGGATTACTAAACCTGACGCCAATACTCGAGATCTTGATAATTTAGTGATGTGGACAATTCGGACTACCTTGAGTTTTTAG
- the cynS gene encoding cyanase: protein MAISEITEKLLAAKKEKGITFEDLEQAVGLDETWIASVIYRQASASLKEATKIVTTLGLPESMAEPLTIPPLKGSLEPQIPTDPLIYRFYEIMQVYGMPIKAVVHEKFGDGIMSAIDFSVEVEKVEDPQGDRVQIVMCGKFLPYKKW from the coding sequence ATGGCAATTTCGGAAATTACCGAAAAATTATTAGCAGCAAAAAAAGAAAAGGGAATAACCTTTGAAGACTTGGAACAAGCAGTTGGACTAGATGAAACCTGGATCGCATCAGTGATCTATCGTCAAGCTAGTGCCAGCTTAAAAGAAGCCACTAAAATCGTCACCACCTTGGGTTTACCCGAATCAATGGCTGAACCTCTGACTATCCCACCGCTTAAAGGTTCGCTTGAGCCTCAAATTCCTACCGATCCCTTAATTTATCGGTTTTATGAAATTATGCAGGTATACGGAATGCCGATCAAAGCGGTAGTTCACGAGAAATTTGGTGATGGCATCATGAGTGCAATCGACTTTTCGGTAGAAGTTGAAAAGGTTGAAGATCCTCAAGGCGATCGCGTCCAGATCGTTATGTGTGGTAAATTCTTACCCTACAAAAAGTGGTAG
- a CDS encoding VanZ family protein, which translates to MSIKKRHQRRGYLLLIASLSAICVATIFPFKFVIPPGFSGRFVIEEFNFGSNVKDYLQNILLFIPFGISLAFIVDRPQRNTAIILIVGLSGAMVSTAIELTQFFLPIRVSNLTDIIYNSLGATLGGILYCWRSDIIQLAIGIIKGDRRKLSLKSLLVAIFSYCSIVILGVWILLINVNLSNWNEDFPLVIGNEATGDRPWNGYINNLYICDRSLSKFEVEKAFEQADAFFPQLSSLVTVFNFDNPQNYYLDNSHHVAKLLWQSPDSSPTNHQDILSNLSKHQESANNLIPQKLGVLVNSKQWLKTAQPATFLTEKLKKTDELTLFLTISTNDINQDGPARILALSDGIYTQNLIIGQEKTGLNFRLRTPITGSNATQPEFIIPKVFDTNNFHQILITFVNNQLNFYVDNFERKYSFKFTPAITFLVCFPWQKQNWKINLKEFDIIRYQQLFYTMIFVPFILLASVLVYYLAANKSVFK; encoded by the coding sequence ATGAGTATTAAAAAAAGACATCAACGCCGGGGTTATCTATTGCTTATTGCTAGCTTGTCTGCAATCTGCGTTGCTACGATATTTCCCTTTAAATTTGTAATTCCGCCAGGATTTTCGGGACGGTTTGTCATTGAGGAATTTAACTTTGGCAGCAACGTCAAGGATTATTTACAGAACATTTTGTTGTTTATTCCGTTTGGTATCAGTTTAGCTTTTATTGTCGATCGCCCACAGCGCAACACTGCGATCATTTTAATTGTTGGTTTAAGTGGTGCGATGGTATCAACTGCTATTGAACTAACACAGTTTTTCTTACCCATTCGTGTTTCTAACCTTACCGACATCATTTATAACAGCTTGGGGGCTACTCTCGGAGGTATTTTATACTGTTGGCGTAGCGATATTATTCAGCTAGCAATTGGTATAATCAAAGGCGATCGCCGCAAGCTTAGTTTAAAGTCTTTACTTGTGGCAATTTTTAGCTATTGTTCGATAGTTATTTTAGGAGTATGGATTTTATTAATTAACGTTAATTTATCTAATTGGAATGAAGACTTTCCCCTAGTAATTGGCAATGAGGCAACAGGCGATCGTCCCTGGAACGGGTATATTAATAATTTGTATATTTGCGATCGTAGTTTAAGCAAATTTGAAGTAGAAAAGGCATTTGAGCAAGCAGATGCTTTTTTCCCGCAATTATCCAGCTTGGTAACGGTTTTTAATTTTGATAATCCACAAAACTATTATCTTGATAATAGCCATCATGTTGCCAAATTATTGTGGCAATCGCCAGATTCATCGCCAACAAATCATCAAGATATACTAAGTAATTTATCTAAACATCAAGAATCAGCAAATAACCTAATACCACAAAAATTAGGAGTTTTAGTAAATTCAAAACAATGGCTAAAAACCGCTCAACCAGCAACTTTTCTTACTGAAAAATTAAAGAAAACTGACGAGTTAACTCTGTTTCTGACTATTTCTACTAATGATATTAATCAAGACGGGCCAGCTAGAATTCTAGCCTTATCAGATGGAATTTATACTCAAAATCTGATCATTGGTCAGGAAAAAACAGGCTTAAATTTTCGTTTGCGAACTCCGATTACTGGAAGCAATGCTACTCAACCAGAGTTTATTATCCCGAAAGTTTTTGATACCAATAATTTTCACCAGATTCTAATTACTTTTGTCAATAACCAGCTGAATTTCTATGTAGATAATTTTGAGCGTAAATATTCGTTCAAATTCACCCCCGCTATTACTTTTTTAGTTTGTTTTCCTTGGCAAAAGCAAAACTGGAAGATTAATCTTAAAGAATTTGACATTATTAGATATCAGCAGCTTTTTTATACAATGATTTTTGTTCCTTTTATTTTGTTGGCTAGTGTTTTAGTTTATTATCTAGCTGCAAATAAATCTGTCTTTAAATAA